A stretch of the Candidatus Poribacteria bacterium genome encodes the following:
- a CDS encoding sugar phosphate isomerase/epimerase — protein sequence MGFKFGYSTLRWQTPDFEELLTQLKDAGWDGWEMRQSLDWVGTPQHIRQVCNNTDLPIAAVTARGLPIDQDTEQMELNKRRIDFAAEVEADCFMFMGAGKPQDRPINNSDLAALADVSEAWAEYAAQYGLDVCYHIHTNTTVDSIDDWAKYMSLLRKCKLCIDVSHSALWGYDPIESIRRYSDVLVYVHLQDYCSVTGGDDDTPYDVGWVDVGAGTVMDFPGIMSTLEELNYDRWVTACPGQVEERSDLERMTVNREYLRQLGY from the coding sequence ATGGGTTTCAAATTTGGATATAGTACATTACGTTGGCAGACCCCAGATTTTGAGGAATTGTTGACGCAACTGAAGGACGCCGGATGGGACGGTTGGGAGATGCGGCAATCCCTCGACTGGGTAGGCACCCCCCAACACATTCGACAAGTATGCAATAACACGGATTTACCGATCGCCGCCGTAACAGCACGCGGACTGCCGATCGACCAAGATACAGAACAGATGGAACTCAACAAACGGCGTATTGACTTTGCGGCAGAAGTTGAAGCCGATTGTTTCATGTTCATGGGTGCAGGAAAACCGCAAGACCGTCCAATAAATAATTCAGATCTCGCCGCACTCGCCGATGTCTCCGAAGCGTGGGCAGAATACGCCGCACAATACGGCTTGGATGTCTGTTATCATATCCATACCAACACGACAGTGGACTCGATCGACGACTGGGCGAAATATATGAGTCTCCTCCGAAAATGTAAATTGTGCATAGACGTATCGCATTCCGCACTCTGGGGCTACGATCCGATTGAATCCATTCGCCGATATAGCGATGTCCTCGTCTATGTTCACCTACAGGATTATTGTAGCGTAACCGGTGGCGATGATGACACACCTTACGATGTGGGTTGGGTGGATGTCGGTGCCGGTACTGTCATGGATTTCCCCGGAATCATGTCGACACTCGAGGAACTCAATTATGACCGCTGGGTTACCGCATGCCCCGGACAGGTTGAGGAACGTTCGGATCTCGAACGCATGACGGTGAACCGAGAATATCTGCGCCAATTGGGCTATTAA